One Hordeum vulgare subsp. vulgare chromosome 4H, MorexV3_pseudomolecules_assembly, whole genome shotgun sequence DNA window includes the following coding sequences:
- the LOC123446554 gene encoding extensin-like, with translation MGKERLSLTLERYHSFFVDPYGTRLTSVHLNNIFYMHGFTRLHRATKPEIMDHMVGEVDLQPPRRSTLHLHSAALAPPSAARIAAAQAAADVDAIGWAECPIGCVTAFSAFADTPDPVEPMPPPAHHILALAVRLRRPRSKRTRTSPYQRPAASNTAKVKEEVVMEEECEEMSSAAPSTPPRWMRSPTPPPPPPSPTPRPQTVVPPPSSPCRGQPELEPILSPPPGFGSPTGRRPTSELILHTLPPPGFASPPERRPTSEPILPTPPPPGFGPPPQPCWSRPTLAPPPTPPPGFGSRQVAPPPPQLSWGLPMPPPSGPGAPTFTHHLQPAGPAPLWRSPMPPSYPAPCWGAPSVLPPAQAAWSWSHPPPRWAPPHMLHPPPPPWDCTRSFAPPMPPQHPPRFEMQHTPPPPPPGACSGRQVIYF, from the exons ATGGGGAAGGAGAGATTGAGCCTGACGCTGGAGAGGTACCACAGCTTCTTCGTCGATCCCTACGGCACGCGCCTCACCAGCGTCCACCTCAACAAC ATCTTCTACATGCATGGTTTCACCAGGCTCCACCGCGCCACCAAG CCCGAGATCATGGACCACATGGTGGGGGAGGTCGACCTGCAGCCGCCGCGCCGCTCCACGCTGCACCTGCACAGCGCCGCGCTCGCGCCGCCCTCCGCCGCGCGCATCGCCGCCGCACAGGCCGCGGCCGACGTCGACGCCATCGGCTGGGCGGAGTGCCCCATCGGCTGCGTCACCGCCTTCTCCGCCTTCGCTGACACGCCGGACCCGGTGGAGCCCATGCCCCCGCCCGCCCACCACATACTCGCGCTGGCGGTGCGCCTGCGCCGCCCGCGTTCCAAGAGGACGCGCACCTCCCCCTACCAGCGCCCTGCCGCCTCCAACACGGCCAAGGTGAAGGAGGAGGTGGTCATGGAAGAGGAGTGTGAGGAGATGTCGTCGGCGGCGCCGTCGACTCCGCCGCGATGGATGCGCTCCCCTACACCGCCACCTCCGCCTCCGTCGCCCACGCCGCGGCCACAGACCGTGGTGCCTCCGCCTTCGTCGCCGTGCAGGGGCCAGCCTGAGTTGGAGCCGATCCTCTCCCCACCACCAGGCTTCGGCTCGCCGACGGGACGCCGGCCTACGTCGGAGCTGATCCTCCACACACTACCACCACCAGGCTTCGCCTCGCCGCCGGAACGCCGGCCTACTTCGGAGCCGATCCtccccacaccaccaccaccaggctTCGGCCCGCCGCCGCAACCATGCTGGAGCCGTCCTACGTTGGCGCCGCCTCCTACCCCACCACCAGGCTTCGGTTCGCGCCAGgtggcgcctcctcctccgcagTTGTCCTGGGGCTTGCCGATGCCGCCACCGTCAGGCCCAGGAGCGCCTACATTCACGCACCATCTTCAGCCTGCAGGTCCGGCACCACTCTGGCGCTCGCCGATGCCGCCGTCTTATCCGGCACCGTGCTGGGGCGCGCCTTCTGTGCTGCCGCCAGCGCAAGCGGCTTGGAGCTGGTCACATCCACCGCCGCGCTGGGCACCACCTCATATGCTGcacccgccgccaccaccctgggACTGCACGAGGTCGTTTGCACCTCCTATGCCGCCGCAACATCCGCCGCGTTTTGAGATGCAGCatacgccaccgccaccgccaccggggGCGTGCTCGGGCAGGCAGGTGATTTACTTTTAG
- the LOC123446556 gene encoding stress response protein nst1-like: MAASQPNKAKAEWGEEKDAASEEQRLMERAAKKLREEDAAEARKKKDEEHKARMDEQWQMELERRRYEARIKENDRKTLKKCKKEYEANFKKMMAEGAAKREWEHQRFTERVKEEASKMRKREEEEEEERKKKKGKGPCSTQ, encoded by the coding sequence atggccgcttctcaacccaacaaggcaaaagcggagtggggggaggagaaggatgcagccagtgaggagcagcggttgatggagagggctgcaaagaagttgagagaggaggatgcagccgaagcgcgaaagaagaaggatgaggagcataAGGCAAGGATGGATGAGCAGTGGCAAATGGAACTTGAGCGCCGGAgatatgaggctaggataaaggagaatgacAGGAAGACGCTAAAGAAATGTAAAAAAGAATatgaagctaactttaagaagatgATGGCAGAGGGCGCAGCAAAGAGAGAGTGGGAGCATCAACGCTTCACGGAGAGGGttaaggaagaggcttcaaaaatgcgcaaaagggaagaggaagaggaagaagagaggaagaagaagaagggaaaggggccttgctcgacccaaTAG
- the LOC123448815 gene encoding DEAD-box ATP-dependent RNA helicase 24, which yields MSVEEVADYMKSLAIRVSGFDVPRPVKNFEDCGFPVPLMNAIAKQGYEKPTTIQCQALPIVLSGRDIIGIAKTGSGKTAAFVLPMIVHIMDQPELQKEEGPIGVICAPTRELAHQIYLEAKKFAKPYNLQVAAVYGGVSKFEQFKELKSGCEIVVATPGRLIDLLKMKALRMFRATYSVLDEADRMFDLGFEPQIRSIVGQIRPDRQTLLFSATMPYKVERLAREILTDLIRVTVGQVGSANEDIKQVVNVLPSDAEKMPWLLEKMPGMIDDGDVLVFATKKARVDEVENQLNQHGFKVAALHGDKDQASRMETLQKFKSGIYHVLVATDVAARGLDIKSIKTVVNFDIAKEMDMHIHRIGRTGRAGDKDGTAYTLITQKESRFAGELVHSLIAAGQDVPNE from the coding sequence ATGAGTGTGGAAGAGGTGGCTGATTATATGAAAAGTTTGGCAATCCGGGTTTCAGGCTTTGATGTGCCCAGGCcagttaaaaactttgaggattgTGGGTTTCCTGTTCCATTAATGAATGCCATTGCCAAGCAGGGTTATGAAAAGCCGACAACAATTCAGTGCCAGGCTTTACCTATTGTCCTTTCAGGTAGAGATATCATTGGTATTGCGAAAACTGGTTCAGGCAAGACTGCAGCATTTGTGCTCCCTATGATTGTTCACATTATGGATCAGCCTGAACTTCAGAAGGAAGAAGGTCCAATAGGAGTCATATGTGCTCCAACAAGAGAATTGGCACATCAGATATATCTCGAAGCTAAGAAGTTTGCAAAGCCTTACAACCTTCAAGTTGCTGCTGTTTATGGTGGTGTTTCCAAGTTTGAACAGTTTAAAGAACTGAAATCAGGCTGTGAAATAGTCGTTGCTACCCCAGGGAGACTGATAGACTTGCTTAAGATGAAGGCACTGAGGATGTTTAGGGCGACTTATTCGGTTCTTGATGAAGCTGATCGCATGTTTGATCTTGGGTTCGAGCCTCAGATACGATCCATTGTTGGTCAAATTAGACCAGACCGACAAACCTTGCTTTTTTCTGCAACAATGCCATACAAAGTGGAACGATTGGCTAGAGAAATTTTGACTGACCTTATTCGAGTCACAGTTGGCCAAGTTGGCAGTGCTAATGAAGACATTAAACAAGTTGTGAATGTACTCCCTTCTGATGCTGAGAAAATGCCATGGCTTCTCGAGAAAATGCCTGGTATGATTGATGATGGAGATGTGCTTGTATTTGCAACTAAGAAGGCTCGAgtcgatgaggttgagaaccagtTGAATCAGCATGGATTCAAAGTTGCAGCACTTCATGGTGACAAGGATCAAGCATCTCGAATGGAGACACTGCAGAagttcaagtctgggatttatcaTGTTCTTGTTGCAACTGATGTTGCTGCACGTGGTCTGGACATAAAGTCAATTAAAACAGTTGTCAACTTTGATATTGCAAAAGAAATGGATATGCATATTCACCGCATTGGAAGAACTGGCCGAGCCGGTGATAAAGATGGCACAGCATATACTCTTATTACACAGAAAGAATCACGATTTGCAGGTGAATTGGTTCATAGTTTAATTGCTGCTGGTCAAGATGTGCCCaacgagtag
- the LOC123448816 gene encoding uncharacterized protein LOC123448816, with product MTKPADRPRLTMEDYVLFFTTRSGRGLTVDQLNQILFMHGFKKFHNSNKPVIVDALNSLEPLRPRRSTVSINAVAPPPGAAGPSAAVLSTEAVKRDIQDLGWGECPVGSVLSIHAGSAASSPVPLATIHPGSAASSPMPLAAVVQGASPPSTLGASSSLPSAAPGVEGNRKRVLRGQGKAATKKKERRMRELLKLPSIEVQDMPAAAQSSGSIASAV from the exons ATGACGAAGCCGGCCGATCGGCCACGGTTGACGATGGAGGACtacgtcctcttcttcaccacccGCAGCGGTCGAGGCCTCACCGTCGACCAACTCAACCAG ATCCTCTTCATGCACGGCTTCAAGAAGTTCCACAACTCGAACAAG CCGGTGATCGTCGACGCGCTCAACTCGCTCGAGCCACTGCGCCCGCGCCGCTCCACCGTCAGCATCAACGCCGTCGCGCCCCCGCCGGGCGCCGCGGGCCCCTCCGCGGCCGTGCTCTCCACGGAGGCCGTAAAGCGCGACATCCAGGACCTCGGCTGGGGCGAGTGCCCCGTCGGCTCCGTCCTCTCCATCCACGCCgggtccgccgcctcctcccctgtgCCGCTCGCCACCATCCAcccgggctccgccgcctcctcccccatgccgctcgccgccgtcgtccaGGGCGCCTCCCCTCCGAGCACACTCGGCGCCTCTTCCAGCCTGCCTTCCGCGGCGCCCGGCGTGGAGGGGAACAGGAAGCGGGTACTGAGGGGCCAGGGGAAGGCGGCGaccaagaagaaggagaggcGCATGAGGGAGCTGCTCAAGCTCCCGTCCATCGAGGTCCAGGATATGCCCGCCGCCGCCCAGAGCAGCGGCAGCATTGCCTCTGCTGTGTGA
- the LOC123448817 gene encoding DEAD-box ATP-dependent RNA helicase 24 produces the protein MSKRPRLEGFSIPRPTSYSFERSQPAPRLYVPADDDLEEIAFSDDAAAPSDAAEGGKAEDDEIDPLDAFMAEIQEEIRAPPPPPKPEALRPADSDEDDDPMESFLRAKKDAGLTLAADVMNAGYNSDEEVYAAAKAVDAGMMEYDSDDNPIVVDKRKIEPIPPLDHSTIEYEPFTKDFYEEKPSVSGMSVEEVADYMKSLAIRVSGFDVPRPVKNFEDCGFPVPLMNAIAKQGYEKPTTIQCQALPIVLSGRDIIGIAKTGSGKTAAFVLPMIVHIMDQPELQKEEGPIGVICAPTRELAHQIYLEAKKFAKPYNLQVAAVYGGVSKFEQFKELKSGCEIVVATPGRLIDLLKMKALRMFRATYLVLDEADRMFDLGFEPQIRSIVGQIRPDRQTLLFSATMPYKVERLAREILTDPIRVTVGQVGSANEDIKQVVNVLPSDAEKMPWLLEKMPGMIDDGDVLVFATKKARVDEVENQLNQHGFKVAALHGDKDQASRMETLQKFKSGIYHVLVATDVAARGLDIKSIKTVVNFDIAKEMDMHIHRIGRTGRAGDKDGTAYTLITQKESRFAGELVHSLIAAGQDVPNELMDLAMKDGRFRANRDSRKGGKKGGKGKGGGGGGGGGGGARGRGRGIRGVDFGLGIGYGSESGPQVPAPRSATVNTLKTGMMQNFKSSFVSASSSAPSNSTPSRGTPSFVKPALRGFVSGGTIGGDSGAARPAPVVPSFVPASRPAGNTNENGKTYPESSRDQRRERKRPSGWDR, from the exons ATGTCGAAGCGACCGAGGCTCGAGGGCTTCAGCATCCCGAGGCCCACCTCATACAGCTTCGAGCGCTCCCAACCCGCGCCGCGCCTCTACGTTCCCGCGGATGACGACCTCGAGGAAATCGCTTTCTCTGACGACGCAGCCGCACCCTCGGACGCCGCGGAGGGCGGCAAGGCGGAGGACGACGAGATCGATCCGCTCGACGCATTCATGGCAGAGATCCAGGAGGAGATCCGCGCGCCTCCCCCGCCGCCCAAGCCCGAGGCACTCCGCCCCGCGGAttccgacgaggacgacgaccccATGGAGAGCTTCCTGCGGGCCAAGAAGGACGCCGGGCTCACGCTTGCCGCCGACGTCATGAACGCCGGGTATAACTCCGACGAGGAGGTGTACGCTGCCGCTAAGGCCGTCGACGCCGGCATGATGGAGTACGACTCCGACGACAACCCAATAGTAGTTGACAAGAGGAAGATAGAGCCCATACCACCGCTGGACCATTCGACCATCGAGTACGAGCCCTTCACCAAGGATTTCTACGAGGAGAAGCCGTCAGTTTCAG GGATGAGTGTGGAAGAGGTGGCTGATTACATGAAAAGTTTGGCAATCCGGGTTTCAGGCTTTGATGTGCCCAGGCctgttaaaaactttgaggattgTGGGTTTCCTGTTCCATTGATGAATGCCATTGCCAAGCAGGGTTATGAAAAGCCGACAACAATTCAGTGCCAGGCTTTACCTATTGTCCTTTCAGGTAGAGATATCATTGGTATTGCGAAAACTGGTTCAGGCAAGACTGCAGCATTTGTGCTCCCTATGATTGTTCATATTATGGATCAGCCTGAACTTCAGAAGGAAGAAGGTCCAATAGGAGTCATATGTGCTCCAACAAGAGAATTGGCACATCAGATATATCTCGAAGCTAAGAAGTTTGCAAAGCCTTACAACCTTCAAGTTGCTGCTGTTTATGGTGGTGTTTCCAAGTTTGAACAGTTTAAAGAACTGAAATCAGGCTGTGAAATAGTCGTTGCTACCCCAGGGAGACTGATAGACTTGCTTAAGATGAAGGCACTGAGGATGTTTCGGGCGACTTATTTGGTTCTTGATGAAGCTGATCGCATGTTTGATCTTGGGTTCGAGCCTCAGATACGATCCATTGTTGGTCAAATTAGACCAGACCGACAAACCTTGCTTTTTTCTGCAACAATGCCATACAAAGTGGAACGATTGGCTAGAGAAATTTTGACTGACCCTATTCGAGTCACAGTTGGCCAAGTTGGCAGTGCTAATGAAGACATTAAACAAGTTGTGAATGTACTCCCTTCTGATGCTGAGAAAATGCCATGGCTTCTCGAGAAAATGCCTGGTATGATTGATGATGGAGATGTGCTTGTATTTGCAACTAAGAAGGCTCGAgtcgatgaggttgagaaccagtTGAATCAGCATGGATTCAAAGTTGCAGCACTTCATGGTGACAAGGATCAAGCATCACGAATGGAGACACTGCAGAagttcaagtctgggatttatcaTGTTCTTGTTGCAACTGATGTTGCTGCACGTGGTCTGGACATAAAGTCAATTAAAACAGTTGTCAACTTTGATATTGCAAAAGAAATGGATATGCATATTCACCGCATTGGAAGAACTGGCCGAGCCGGTGATAAAGATGGCACAGCATATACTCTTATTACACAGAAAGAATCACGATTTGCAGGTGAATTGGTTCATAGTTTAATTGCTGCTGGTCAAGATGTGCCCAACGAACTTATGGACCTGGCAATGAAG GATGGCAGGTTCAGAGCTAACCGTGACTCCAGAAAAG GTGGGAAGAAAGGTGGCAAAGGAAAGGGTGGTGGTGGGGGCGGTGGCGGGGGTGGTGGTGCACGTGGGCGTGGGCGTGGCATACGTGGAGTTGATTTTGGCCTTGGCATTGGCTATGGTTCTGAATCAGGGCCACAAGTACCTGCTCCAAGATCTGCCACTGTAAACACGTTGAAGACGGGGATGATGCAAAATTTTAAGAGCAGCTTTGTCTCGGCGTCTTCGAGTGCGCCAAGCAACAGTACACCTTCGAGGGGCACACCTTCTTTTGTAAAACCCGCACTTCGTGGTTTTGTTTCTGGTGGCACCATAGGTGGGGATTCAGGTGCAGCACGGCCGGCACCGGTGGTGCCCTCATTTGTTCCTGCATCCAGGCCAGCAGGAAACACTAACGAAAACGGGAAAACATACCCTGAAAG CTCGAGGGATCAACGGAGGGAGAGAAAGCGGCCATCGGGTTGGGATCGCTAG